The window ATCGAACAAATCGTCTTCCGAGCGATTCAGTGCAACGCCATCTACGAGGATCGATATCTTCTTGGAACCGCCCTTGCTCGACCCGTCATCGCTCGTGCTCAGGTCCGAGTCGCTGAGAAGTACAACTGCAACCTTCTGAGCCATGGCTGCACTGGTAAAGGAGTAAGTCTAGTTCTCAAACACAAAATGAATTCATTGCTAACATATCCTAGAACGAGTATGCCATAGCAATCTTGAAAACTGAACCATGCGACTAACAAATACCTTTTAGCCAAGTTCGTTTCGAACTCGCCTTCAAGGCCTGCAACCCTTCGATCAAAATCATTGCCCCTTGGCGACTACCTGAGTTCTGTGAAAAGTTCCAGggccgacaagatcttctcaagttcgctgccgagaacaacatcCCCGTCTCATCCACCCCCAAGGCTCCTTGGAGCCAAGACGAGAATCTTGTTCACTGCTCGTATGAAGCTGGCATCCTTGAGGATCCTGACCACACCCCTCCCAAGGACCTGTGGACCCAGACAGTCGACCCTCTCGAGGCCCCCGACAAGCCTTTCAACTTTGCCGTCCACTTCGAGAAGGGCCTACCTGTCAAGGTTGCCACCCCTGACCAGGAGGCCACTGACTCAGTagagctcttcaagcttctcaacaagattgGACACGATCACGGCGTTGGCCGAATTGACATGTACGTATAGTCATTGTGATAAAGCACCAAGATATCAAACTTACAAAAGCAGTGTCGAGAACCGATGGATCGGACTCAAAAGCCGTGGCTGCTACGATACCCATGGCTTGACCATTGCTCGTCTCGCTCACGTTGATCTCGAgggccttgtccttgactcCAAGGTCCGTAAGCTTCGAGATCAATTTGTGACTGTTGAATGGTCTCAGTGCCTCTACAGCGGCATGTACTTCTCTCCCGAGCGTGAGTGGCTCGATGAGGCTATCGTCTCTGCTCAGAAGGGCGTCAATGGCCAGGTCCGTCTCCAAGTGTACAAGGGCAACGTCTACGTTCTCGGACGATCGAGCGAGACCAGCTCCCTCTATTCCCAGGAGGACGCTTCCAtggacagccttgacaccTTCTCTCCCATGGATAGCACTGGCTTTATCGCTATCCAGTCCATTCGATTGGAGAAGTATGGCGTTCAAAAAGCCAAGGATGGTCAACCTCTCAGCCAGTCTTGAGGCTAtgtaacaacaacattgtaATAAAAGTGGTTTGATTTGGCGTTGGAATAGGAAAAAAGGTATAATAGCATGCAACTATCCAGCTTACATAGGAAGTAAAAAGAATCAGCTGTTAATTTCGAAATCAATTTCGTAACACATTGCGGATGTTAGAACACCTCTTGTGTTCCTATGGGTATCATATGTTCGGTTAATTCGCTGCTGGAGACTAGACTTTGGCTCTTCAGTCTCGGCGATGAGGCTTAGGACTACCGCTGCGCCTGCGTCGGTCTCGCGATCTCGAGCGGCGACGCTCCCTGCTTCCATCTCTGTCTCGTCGGTcacctccttctcgaccttcCCTTCGATGGCCATCGCGA is drawn from Fusarium graminearum PH-1 chromosome 3, whole genome shotgun sequence and contains these coding sequences:
- a CDS encoding argininosuccinate synthase, which gives rise to MSKGRVCLAYSGGLDTSTILKWLILEGYEVVDFDAVEKKALALGAERMIIENLQKEFIEQIVFRAIQCNAIYEDRYLLGTALARPVIARAQVRVAEKYNCNLLSHGCTGKGNDQVRFELAFKACNPSIKIIAPWRLPEFCEKFQGRQDLLKFAAENNIPVSSTPKAPWSQDENLVHCSYEAGILEDPDHTPPKDLWTQTVDPLEAPDKPFNFAVHFEKGLPVKVATPDQEATDSVELFKLLNKIGHDHGVGRIDIVENRWIGLKSRGCYDTHGLTIARLAHVDLEGLVLDSKVRKLRDQFVTVEWSQCLYSGMYFSPEREWLDEAIVSAQKGVNGQVRLQVYKGNVYVLGRSSETSSLYSQEDASMDSLDTFSPMDSTGFIAIQSIRLEKYGVQKAKDGQPLSQS